The following proteins are co-located in the Gossypium hirsutum isolate 1008001.06 chromosome A02, Gossypium_hirsutum_v2.1, whole genome shotgun sequence genome:
- the LOC107951683 gene encoding zinc finger BED domain-containing protein RICESLEEPER 2-like, which yields MVIEKCLLNWGIDKLFTVTVDNASSNDVAIGYLRKKFNPRGGLVQNGKYLHMRCMAHIVNLIVVEGLKEMNKSVERVRGDVRYVRQSPARLQKFKECVVVEKIECKKMLCLDVCTRWNSTYLMLDTAQNFERAFERFEEQDTNFRAELERGEGWPSVDDWDNVRNLRDFLEHFYEDTLRISGTSYVTSNNFFDELSEIDILLRDAQLNSNIDFNVMAIKMKEKYDKYWGDIDKMNLLMFVACVLDPRQKLKYLEFALSEMSSSEKACEMMQKLKESLYELFDEYKPPLHSTCSQSSVSTHVSIGEPQQKMKRRMQALYKKRELEICGEDKTSELDKYLAEANEEFVEDFDILLWWKVNSPRFPTLSKIARDVLAIPVSTVASESAFSTGGRVLDQYRSSLTPKIVQALVCTQDWIRRSSSQEDIKKIEEQIQELDKIENDISWNALEPTLDS from the exons ATGGTGATTGAGAAATGCTTGTTGAATTGGGGGATTGATAAGTTGTTTACTGTTACTGTTGATAATGCAAGTTCAAATGATGTTGCTATTggttatttgagaaagaaatttaaccctcgagggggtttagttcaaaatggtaaatatcttcatatgagatgcatggcacacattgtgaatttgattgttgttgaaggcttaaaggaaatgaataaatcTGTTGAACGTGTTAGGGGGGATGTTAGATATGTGAGACAATCTCCAGCTAGATTACAAAAGTTTAAGGAGtgtgttgtggtggaaaagatAGAGTGCAAGAAGATGTTGTGTCTTGATGTTTGTACTAGGTGGAACTCGACCTACTTAATGTTAGACACTGCTCAGAACTTTGAGAGAGcttttgagagatttgaggagcaaGATACAAATTTTAGGGCTGAACTTGAAAGGGGAGAGGGTTGGcctagtgtggatgattgggataatgttagaaacttgagggatttcttggaacactttTATGAAGACACTTTGCGTATATCTGGCACTTCATATGTCACgtccaataatttttttgatgagctttccgaaattgatattcttttacgTGATGCTCAGTTAAATAGTAATATTGATTTCAATGTTATGGCCATCaagatgaaagagaagtatgataagtattggggtgatattgataagatgaatttgcttatgtttgttgcttgtgttttagatcctagacaaaaactaaagtatcttgaatttgcacttagtgaaatgtctagttctgaaaaagcttgtgaaatgatgcaaaagttgaaggaatctttgtatgaattgtttgatgagtataagcctccactCCATAGTACTTGTAGCCAATCGAGTGTGTCAACACATGTTTCTATTGGTGAAccacaacaaaaaatgaaaaggcgAATGCAAGCTTTGTATAAAAAGCGTGAGTTGGAAATTTGTGGTGAGGATAAAACATCTGAGTTGGATAAGTATCTAGCTGAGGctaatgaagaatttgttgaagattttgatattttattgtggTGGAAAGTGAACAGCCCTAGATTTCCCACTCTTTCAAAAATTGCCAGAGATGTGTTAGCTATACCGGTTTCTACGGTTGCTTCAGAGTCTGCATTTAGCACCGGAGGACGTGTGCTTGATCAATATAGGAgttctttaactcctaaaattgtacaagctcttgtgtgtactcaagattggattcgaagatcatcatcacaagaagacataaaaaagattgaagaacaaatccaagagcttgacaagattgaaaatg ACATTTCTTGGAATGCATTAGAGCCTACCCTAGATTCATGA